A single window of Channa argus isolate prfri chromosome 10, Channa argus male v1.0, whole genome shotgun sequence DNA harbors:
- the gfra4b gene encoding GDNF family receptor alpha-4: protein MNLWGVYLFHLITLALLEVILAGRDCLVAGDSCSSDETCSPRLRTLRQCVAGNGSMKLGPGARSQCANAVSALLSSPLHGCQCKRGMKKEKNCLSIYWSLHQSIIHGLNLVESYPYETVQRDYDYVRLASITADSDAGMTTVNRCLDAAKACNVDDLCQKLRTEYVSACIKPTAKSGLCNRPKCNKALRRFFDRVPADYTHELLFCPCTDTACAERRRQTIVPSCSYESLEKPDCITQIRICSADYVCRSRLAQFQYDCEPSEGSPSGCKQGNYGACLLAYTGLIGSTITPNYVDNSTSSVAPWCSCSASGNQREECNYFLGSFTDNICLRNALVTFGRESGQQLTPSQSSTLSPSSRENRSNTFPPETIETMRNILNTIMPTQVLGNELLVDQSTMPSISVPNSASPSITMPQTAFSLLLLFLHMLNSGH, encoded by the exons CTCTGTTAGAAGTTATACTGGCAGGCAGAGACTGCTTGGTGGCTGGTGACTCGTGCTCAAGTGATGAGACTTGTAGTCCAAGACTGCGGACCTTGCGTCAGTGTGTGGCAGGCAACGGCAGCATGAAACTAGGCCCCGGTGCCAGGAGCCAGTGTGCCAACGCAGTGTCTGCCCTACTGTCCAGCCCTTTGCATGGCTGCCAGTGTAAACGAGGCatgaagaaggagaaaaactgCCTGAGCATCTACTGGAGCCTTCATCAGTCTATCATTCATG GACTCAACCTGGTGGAGAGTTATCCCTATGAGACAGTGCAACGGGATTACGACTATGTCCGCTTGGCCTCTATTACAGCTG ACTCTGATGCTGGCATGACAACTGTGAATCGCTGCCTGGATGCAGCCAAGGCCTGCAATGTTGACGATTTGTGCCAGAAGCTTCGCACAGAATATGTCTCAGCTTGTATCAAACCCACTGCCAAGTCCGGCCTGTGCAACCGGCCCAAATGCAATAAGGCTCTGCGCAGGTTCTTTGACCGCGTTCCTGCCGACTACACACACGAGTTGCTCTTCTGCCCCTGTACGGACACGGCGTGTGCAGAGCGTCGAAGGCAGACAATTGTCCCCAGCTGTTCTTACGAAAGTTTGGAAAAACCTGACTGCATCACACAGATAAGGATCTGCAGCGCTGACTATGTTTGCAG GTCTCGTTTGGCACAATTTCAGTATGACTGTGAACCCTCTGAGGGGTCTCCCAGCGGCTGCAAACAAGGGAACTATGGAGCGTGCCTCCTCGCCTACACAGGGCTGATCG GAAGTACTATAACTCCCAACTATGTTGACAATTCCACGTCCAGCGTAGCCCCATGGTGCTCCTGCTCAGCCAGTGGGAACCAGAGAGAGGAGTGCAATTACTTCCTGGGATCCTTTACAGACAACATCTGTCTCA GGAATGCTCTTGTGACATTTGGACGGGAATCAGGCCAGCAGCTGACTCCGAGCCAGTCCAGTACACTCAGCCccagcagcagagaaaatagGAGTAATACTTTTCCTCCAGAAACCATAGAAACTATGAGGAACATTCTAAATACAATCATGCCAACACAG GTCCTGGGAAATGAGCTACTTGTGGACCAATCGACTATGCCATCCATCAGTGTCCCAAACTCTGCTTCACCTTCCATCACAATGCCTCAAACTGCCTTCAGccttctgctgctgtttcttcATATGCTCAACAGTGGACACTAA